A part of Propioniciclava coleopterorum genomic DNA contains:
- a CDS encoding carbohydrate ABC transporter permease, producing the protein MPTRRRVPLLLILPTVALLLAALGYPVGWQLVTSFQKFGLLQQFGQPPEWIGLGNYAALVTDPNLWAVILRSLAFCFVCAFSTVVIGGLVALLMRRVPAPLRILLQIAMLVAWAMPVVATMTVWVWLVDWRRGFLNWFLVRLGVDAAGHNWLVEPLSFFAIAAIIVIWMSVPFVALSIFAGLTQVSPEILEAGQMDGATGWQRVRHIMLPLIAPVVSIVLLLQIIWDLRVFTQIRLLQDAGGFPNETHLLGTYIYQLGTGAGDFGMASAVSVFMLALTVAISWYYVRSLMKEEEA; encoded by the coding sequence ATGCCCACGCGCCGTCGCGTGCCCCTGCTTCTCATCCTTCCCACCGTCGCCCTGCTCCTCGCCGCTCTCGGCTACCCGGTGGGGTGGCAACTCGTCACCAGCTTCCAGAAGTTCGGCCTGCTCCAGCAGTTCGGTCAGCCGCCCGAGTGGATCGGGCTGGGCAACTACGCCGCCCTGGTCACCGACCCCAACCTGTGGGCCGTCATCCTGCGCTCGCTGGCCTTCTGCTTCGTCTGCGCCTTCTCCACCGTCGTCATCGGGGGCCTCGTGGCCCTGCTGATGCGCCGCGTCCCGGCACCGCTCCGCATCCTGCTCCAGATCGCGATGCTCGTCGCCTGGGCCATGCCCGTGGTCGCCACCATGACCGTGTGGGTCTGGCTGGTCGACTGGCGCCGCGGCTTCCTCAACTGGTTCCTCGTCCGGCTCGGCGTGGACGCCGCGGGCCACAACTGGCTCGTGGAACCCCTGTCGTTCTTCGCCATCGCGGCGATCATCGTCATCTGGATGAGCGTCCCGTTCGTGGCCCTGTCGATCTTCGCCGGGCTCACCCAGGTCTCCCCGGAGATCCTGGAGGCCGGCCAGATGGACGGCGCCACCGGCTGGCAGCGCGTCCGCCACATCATGCTCCCCCTGATCGCGCCCGTCGTCTCGATCGTGCTGCTGCTGCAGATCATCTGGGACCTGCGCGTGTTCACCCAGATCCGCCTGCTGCAGGACGCCGGCGGCTTCCCCAACGAGACCCACCTGCTCGGCACCTACATCTACCAACTCGGCACCGGCGCCGGTGACTTCGGGATGGCGAGCGCCGTGTCGGTGTTCATGCTGGCCCTCACCGTGGCCATCTCCTGGTACTACGTCCGTTCCCTGATGAAGGAGGAGGAGGCGTGA
- a CDS encoding extracellular solute-binding protein codes for MATRLGVKVTTALAVSAALLLSACGGAGSQPTAAPTTTGAANADRSITMWVIGGDTPDDLRAWLADEFKSKTGATLKVEEQTWGDIVTKLTTQLPDANNTPDVTEVGNTQSPTFTNVGAFADISDLYKELGGDKLLQSFVEVGAVDGKNYTLPYYFGSRYMFVRSDLWKEAGTTLPPKTLDEFNQSVKDITAKNPRGIQNFSGFFLGGQDWRNGISWIFANGGDLAKKENGKWVSTLSDANTLKGLTQLQDLYRNASKAPADAKDATPWLYVNDSDVIKDDKGNETGKTSLAAATIMAPGWAHWSIGDLGEKDGKPIRTWNDATFSTFVLPGNDGKPAPVFAGGSNIGISAKSKNQDLAKDLMRIIFSSEYQTKLGEAGLGPANSDYVKSLGDDQFAKALIESASNSKLTPAAPGWAAVESATVLEEFFGKIRDTDDLAGLAKEYDAKITPMLNLK; via the coding sequence ATGGCCACACGACTCGGAGTGAAGGTGACAACGGCGCTGGCAGTGTCGGCAGCGCTGCTCCTTTCCGCCTGCGGGGGAGCCGGCAGCCAGCCGACCGCCGCACCGACGACCACGGGGGCGGCCAACGCCGACCGCTCCATCACCATGTGGGTGATCGGCGGTGACACGCCGGACGACCTCCGCGCATGGCTCGCCGACGAGTTCAAGAGCAAGACCGGCGCGACCCTCAAGGTCGAGGAGCAGACCTGGGGCGACATCGTCACCAAGCTGACGACCCAGCTGCCCGACGCCAACAACACCCCCGACGTGACCGAGGTCGGCAACACGCAGTCGCCGACGTTCACCAACGTGGGGGCGTTCGCCGACATCAGCGATCTGTACAAGGAGTTGGGCGGCGACAAGCTGCTGCAGAGCTTCGTGGAGGTCGGCGCGGTCGACGGCAAGAACTACACGCTGCCGTACTACTTCGGCTCGCGCTACATGTTCGTGCGGTCCGACCTGTGGAAGGAGGCGGGCACCACCCTGCCGCCCAAGACGCTGGACGAGTTCAACCAGTCGGTGAAGGACATCACCGCGAAGAACCCGCGCGGCATCCAGAACTTCAGCGGCTTCTTCCTCGGCGGCCAGGACTGGCGCAACGGCATCTCCTGGATCTTCGCCAACGGCGGCGATCTGGCCAAGAAGGAGAACGGCAAGTGGGTCTCCACGCTGTCCGACGCCAACACGCTGAAGGGCCTGACGCAGCTGCAGGACCTCTACCGCAACGCCTCGAAGGCGCCGGCCGACGCCAAGGACGCCACGCCGTGGCTCTACGTCAACGACTCCGACGTCATCAAGGACGACAAGGGCAACGAGACGGGCAAGACGAGCCTGGCCGCCGCGACGATCATGGCTCCCGGCTGGGCGCACTGGTCGATCGGTGACCTCGGCGAGAAGGACGGCAAGCCGATCCGCACCTGGAACGACGCGACGTTCTCGACGTTCGTCCTGCCGGGCAACGACGGCAAGCCCGCCCCGGTGTTCGCCGGTGGCTCCAACATCGGTATCTCCGCCAAGTCCAAGAACCAGGACCTGGCCAAGGACCTGATGCGGATCATCTTCAGCTCCGAGTACCAGACGAAGCTGGGCGAAGCGGGCCTCGGGCCGGCCAACAGCGACTACGTCAAGAGCCTCGGCGACGACCAGTTCGCCAAGGCCCTGATCGAGTCGGCCAGCAACTCCAAGCTCACCCCGGCCGCTCCCGGCTGGGCGGCCGTCGAGTCGGCCACCGTGCTGGAGGAGTTCTTCGGCAAGATCCGCGACACCGACGACCTCGCGGGCCTGGCCAAGGAGTACGACGCCAAGATCACCCCGATGCTCAACCTGAAGTGA
- a CDS encoding ROK family transcriptional regulator, whose translation MLPTHGRRHNLSLILQSLYSAGPMSRADLARTVGLTKVTVSDLVAELLGSNHAVEVGPAAQGRPGKPATLVDVNRSGLQIVGVDLAEHQVLRAAVLDLDGTILSRVERPVPPIADAAVDPREDPVVRAVVELVHEAIAAATAPLLGIGVGTPGIVGPGGAVDTAPNLGWDDVPLREVLHEATGLPVFVSNDADAAAHAVSTFGGGSDDMMLVKIGRGVGCGLIVGGQRVRGAHYAAGEIGHVTVGTDNGSACRCGKSGCLETWLSAPNLERLLAEADPDDPERPLRDGGERLAIAIAPVVAALDLEEVVIAGPQGLVGDVLLGQVDATLRSRLLARPATERVVRRASDPDDIVLRGAAVLVLWDQLGVA comes from the coding sequence ATGCTGCCGACGCACGGGCGCCGCCACAACCTCAGTCTGATCCTGCAGTCGCTCTACAGCGCCGGCCCCATGAGCCGGGCCGACCTGGCCCGCACGGTGGGGCTCACCAAGGTCACGGTCAGCGACCTGGTGGCGGAACTCCTGGGCAGCAACCACGCCGTCGAGGTGGGGCCGGCGGCGCAGGGGAGGCCCGGCAAGCCGGCGACGCTGGTGGACGTGAACCGCAGCGGGCTGCAGATCGTCGGCGTGGACCTGGCCGAACACCAGGTGCTGCGCGCGGCGGTCCTCGACCTGGACGGCACGATCCTCAGCCGCGTCGAGCGCCCGGTGCCCCCGATCGCGGACGCCGCCGTCGACCCGCGCGAGGACCCCGTCGTGCGCGCCGTGGTGGAACTGGTCCACGAGGCGATCGCCGCCGCGACGGCGCCCCTGCTGGGCATCGGTGTCGGGACGCCCGGCATCGTCGGGCCCGGCGGCGCCGTGGACACGGCGCCCAACCTCGGCTGGGACGACGTCCCGCTGCGCGAGGTGCTGCACGAGGCGACGGGCCTGCCCGTCTTCGTCTCCAACGACGCCGACGCGGCCGCGCACGCGGTCAGCACGTTCGGCGGCGGGAGCGACGACATGATGCTCGTCAAGATCGGTCGCGGCGTCGGCTGCGGCCTCATCGTCGGCGGACAGCGCGTCCGCGGCGCCCATTACGCGGCCGGTGAGATCGGCCACGTCACAGTCGGCACCGACAACGGGTCGGCCTGCCGCTGTGGGAAGTCCGGCTGCCTCGAGACGTGGCTGTCGGCACCGAACCTCGAACGTCTCCTCGCCGAGGCCGATCCGGACGACCCGGAGCGGCCCCTGCGGGACGGGGGCGAACGACTCGCGATCGCGATCGCGCCGGTCGTCGCCGCGCTCGACCTGGAGGAGGTGGTCATCGCCGGTCCCCAGGGGCTCGTCGGTGACGTCCTGCTCGGCCAGGTCGACGCAACCCTAAGGTCCAGGCTGCTCGCCCGACCCGCGACGGAGCGGGTCGTGCGGCGTGCCTCGGATCCCGACGACATCGTGCTGCGTGGCGCAGCGGTGCTCGTCCTGTGGGACCAACTGGGAGTCGCCTGA
- a CDS encoding BCCT family transporter has translation MGDDTQDPKPRAGLGTAAKRLLKQVDETYPHGIHPALVPGIGVEEQRNRYGTDKVVFGVTAALILAFIVWGVVSTESLSTVSTAALNWTLANVGWLFTGLVAVIVLFMLFIGMSRYGTIPLGKDDEEPEYRKFSWVAMMFSAGIGIGIIFFGPLEPLTYYQSPAPGAATAETPEAAVKALAQTFFHWGVGPWAVYGLVGGAIAYGAYRRGRVPLMSAILTALLGRRSVEGVAGRLVDMFAIVATLFGTAASLGIGAMQIGRGVEIVGGLGKLPNAALIGIVAILTACFIASAVSGVGRGIRWLSNINMALALSLSLFIFIAGPTLFILNMWPAAIMEYAQSFFHMLGLGPAYGPEAAEFTGAWTVFYWAWWISWSPFVGLFLAKISRGRKIREFVLYVITMPTLVCMFTFGILGGTSIWLRQNGDSISADGPPEELFFHVLSTLPLAQITPIIGMVVISIFFITSADSASLVMGTLSQRGKSDPDKPVTIFWGLAMMGIAVVMLLVGGGDALNGLQNMIIVSAIPFAIILILMMLSFAKDLRSDPLVIRQSYATSALRNAVRRGVDRYGDDFDLVVRRSAEGEGAGADFDSHDSAVTEWYQRTDEEGRPVDYDYATGTYADGWTPEGDVPEGDVPDLDALGGAVDPGAEPDAGEADAPRA, from the coding sequence ATGGGCGACGACACGCAGGATCCCAAGCCCCGCGCAGGGCTCGGAACGGCGGCCAAGCGGCTGCTCAAGCAGGTCGACGAGACCTACCCGCACGGCATCCACCCGGCGCTCGTCCCCGGGATCGGCGTCGAGGAACAGCGGAACCGCTACGGCACCGACAAGGTGGTGTTCGGCGTCACCGCGGCGCTGATCCTGGCCTTCATCGTCTGGGGCGTGGTGTCGACCGAGTCGCTGTCCACCGTCTCCACGGCGGCCCTGAACTGGACGCTGGCAAACGTCGGGTGGCTGTTCACCGGTCTGGTCGCGGTCATCGTGTTGTTCATGCTCTTCATCGGCATGAGCCGCTACGGCACCATCCCGCTGGGCAAGGACGACGAGGAGCCCGAGTACCGCAAGTTCTCCTGGGTCGCGATGATGTTCTCGGCGGGCATCGGCATCGGCATCATCTTCTTCGGCCCGCTCGAGCCGCTCACCTACTACCAGTCGCCGGCGCCGGGCGCGGCGACCGCGGAGACCCCGGAGGCGGCCGTCAAGGCGCTCGCGCAGACGTTCTTCCACTGGGGCGTGGGGCCCTGGGCGGTGTACGGCCTGGTGGGCGGGGCGATCGCCTACGGCGCCTACCGCCGCGGCCGCGTCCCCCTGATGAGCGCGATCCTGACCGCCCTGCTGGGACGCCGCAGCGTCGAGGGCGTCGCCGGGCGGCTGGTGGACATGTTCGCGATCGTGGCGACGCTGTTCGGCACGGCGGCGTCCCTGGGCATCGGCGCCATGCAGATCGGACGCGGCGTCGAGATCGTGGGCGGGCTCGGCAAGCTCCCCAACGCCGCCCTGATCGGCATCGTCGCGATCCTGACCGCCTGCTTCATCGCCTCGGCGGTCTCCGGCGTCGGGCGGGGGATCCGCTGGCTGTCCAACATCAACATGGCGCTGGCCCTGTCGCTGTCGCTGTTCATCTTCATCGCCGGGCCGACGCTGTTCATCCTCAACATGTGGCCCGCCGCGATCATGGAGTACGCGCAGAGCTTCTTCCACATGCTCGGCCTCGGCCCGGCCTACGGGCCCGAGGCGGCCGAGTTCACCGGCGCCTGGACGGTCTTCTACTGGGCCTGGTGGATCTCCTGGTCGCCGTTCGTGGGCCTGTTCCTGGCCAAGATCTCGCGCGGCCGCAAGATCCGCGAGTTCGTCCTCTACGTCATCACCATGCCCACCCTGGTGTGCATGTTCACCTTCGGCATCCTCGGCGGGACGAGCATCTGGTTGCGGCAGAACGGCGACTCCATCTCCGCCGACGGCCCGCCGGAGGAGCTCTTCTTCCACGTGCTGAGCACGCTGCCGCTGGCGCAGATCACCCCGATCATCGGCATGGTCGTCATCTCGATCTTCTTCATCACCTCCGCCGACTCGGCGTCCCTGGTGATGGGGACGCTGTCGCAGCGGGGCAAGTCCGACCCCGACAAGCCCGTCACGATCTTCTGGGGGCTGGCGATGATGGGCATCGCGGTCGTGATGCTGCTCGTGGGTGGCGGCGACGCCCTCAACGGCCTGCAGAACATGATCATCGTCTCGGCGATCCCGTTCGCGATCATCCTCATCCTCATGATGCTGTCCTTCGCGAAGGACCTGCGCTCCGACCCCCTGGTGATCCGGCAGTCGTATGCCACCTCGGCGCTGCGCAACGCGGTGCGCCGCGGCGTCGACCGCTACGGCGACGACTTCGACCTCGTCGTGCGCCGGTCGGCCGAGGGCGAGGGGGCGGGCGCGGACTTCGACTCCCACGATTCCGCGGTCACCGAGTGGTACCAGCGCACCGACGAGGAGGGCCGTCCGGTCGACTACGACTACGCCACCGGGACGTACGCCGACGGCTGGACGCCCGAGGGAGACGTGCCCGAGGGAGACGTGCCCGACCTCGACGCCCTGGGCGGCGCAGTCGATCCGGGCGCGGAGCCCGACGCGGGGGAGGCCGACGCGCCGCGGGCCTGA
- a CDS encoding MFS transporter: MSTSTTSEPVAAPTRRDWFALAVLATGLGLIVLDGTIVGVALPTIISDIHLDLTDAQWVNSLYAVLLAALLLSTGRLADRLGRRLLFLVGLVVFVGGSVLAAFADAATPLIAARAVQAVGAAMIMPSTLSTVNAVFRGKYRGAAFGVWGAVISGAAAVGPLAGGALTQWASWHWIFLVNIPLGAIVFVAALFTVPETKGAQGRPGADVDGALLSGIGFGALVFAIIEGPDLGWWTPKADLNLLGLTWPATAPVSIVPVAFAVAAVALTLFVVWERHREKVRRSALLDLNLFKLPTFSWGNTTAAMVAVGEFAIIFVLPLYLINALGLDVMGAGLVLAAMAVGAFFSGASARHLAARYGAPGTVLIGLTLEVVGVLALALLIRPDSSGWLVGVPLVVYGLGLGLASAQLTGTVLRDVPVEVSGQGSATQSTVRQIGSALGTAFAGAALSVSLAATLPASLGAAGITGAEADQLASVTRSSAGTMIGQLRAQGVHSPLGEHTAAAVDALSAGFTDATRWSLVVATLFLFLGLVGAFQLRRASH, translated from the coding sequence GTGAGCACCTCCACCACCTCGGAACCAGTCGCGGCGCCCACGCGCCGCGACTGGTTCGCGCTCGCCGTCCTCGCGACGGGCCTCGGCCTGATCGTGCTGGACGGCACCATCGTCGGCGTCGCGCTGCCGACCATCATCAGCGACATCCACCTGGACCTCACCGACGCCCAGTGGGTCAACAGCCTGTACGCGGTGCTGCTGGCCGCGCTGCTGCTCTCCACCGGCCGGCTCGCCGACCGGCTCGGCCGCAGGCTGCTGTTCCTGGTCGGCCTGGTGGTCTTCGTGGGCGGCAGCGTCCTGGCCGCGTTCGCGGACGCGGCGACGCCGCTGATCGCCGCGCGCGCCGTCCAGGCCGTCGGCGCCGCCATGATCATGCCCTCGACCCTGTCGACGGTGAACGCCGTGTTCCGCGGGAAGTACCGAGGCGCCGCCTTCGGCGTGTGGGGCGCGGTCATCTCCGGCGCCGCCGCCGTGGGGCCGCTGGCCGGCGGCGCCCTGACGCAATGGGCCTCCTGGCACTGGATCTTCCTGGTCAACATCCCGCTGGGCGCCATCGTGTTCGTCGCCGCCCTGTTCACCGTCCCCGAGACCAAAGGGGCGCAGGGGCGGCCCGGTGCCGACGTGGACGGCGCGCTGCTGTCCGGGATCGGCTTCGGCGCCCTGGTGTTCGCCATCATCGAGGGTCCCGACCTCGGCTGGTGGACGCCCAAGGCCGACCTGAACCTCCTCGGGCTGACGTGGCCCGCCACCGCCCCCGTCTCGATCGTGCCGGTCGCCTTCGCGGTCGCCGCGGTCGCGCTCACGCTCTTCGTGGTGTGGGAGCGGCACCGCGAGAAGGTCCGCCGCTCGGCGCTGCTGGACCTCAACCTGTTCAAGCTGCCCACGTTCTCGTGGGGCAACACCACCGCCGCCATGGTGGCCGTGGGGGAGTTCGCCATCATCTTCGTGCTGCCCCTGTACCTCATCAACGCGCTCGGCCTTGACGTCATGGGCGCGGGCCTCGTGCTCGCCGCCATGGCCGTCGGGGCGTTCTTCTCCGGGGCGTCCGCCCGGCACCTGGCCGCCCGCTACGGCGCACCGGGCACGGTCCTGATCGGCCTCACCCTCGAGGTGGTCGGGGTGCTCGCGCTCGCGCTGCTGATCCGGCCCGACAGCTCAGGCTGGCTCGTCGGGGTGCCGCTGGTGGTCTACGGGCTCGGCCTGGGGCTGGCGTCCGCGCAGCTCACCGGGACGGTCCTGCGCGACGTTCCCGTGGAGGTGTCGGGGCAGGGCTCGGCCACCCAGAGCACGGTCCGGCAGATCGGGTCCGCGCTCGGCACCGCCTTCGCCGGCGCCGCGCTGTCGGTGTCGCTGGCCGCCACGCTGCCCGCGTCGCTCGGCGCCGCCGGGATCACCGGCGCCGAGGCCGACCAGCTCGCGTCGGTGACCCGCAGCTCGGCCGGCACGATGATCGGTCAGCTGCGCGCCCAGGGCGTCCACAGCCCGCTGGGGGAGCACACCGCTGCCGCCGTCGACGCGCTCTCGGCCGGTTTCACCGACGCCACCCGCTGGTCCCTGGTGGTCGCGACGCTGTTCCTGTTCCTGGGCCTGGTCGGCGCGTTCCAGCTGCGCCGGGCGTCCCACTGA
- a CDS encoding DUF2871 domain-containing protein: protein MRKLYYASFAYMAVGVASGLFYREFTKLNGFPEGQFTQLGLAHTHLLTLGTIFGLIFLLTEKAFSLSGSKMFDWFFWTWNAGVVLTSAMLIWHGSLTVLGLESTKMIAGVAGMGHMLLTAAFILFFLMLGKALKQREVPATEDVAASLSL, encoded by the coding sequence ATGCGCAAGCTCTACTACGCCTCGTTCGCGTACATGGCCGTCGGCGTCGCGTCCGGCCTGTTCTACCGCGAGTTCACCAAGCTCAACGGCTTCCCCGAGGGGCAGTTCACCCAGCTCGGCCTGGCGCACACGCACCTGCTGACGCTCGGCACCATCTTCGGGCTGATCTTCCTGCTCACCGAGAAGGCGTTCTCGCTGTCGGGCTCGAAGATGTTCGACTGGTTCTTCTGGACGTGGAACGCGGGCGTCGTGCTCACCAGCGCCATGCTGATCTGGCACGGCTCCCTGACCGTCCTGGGCCTGGAGTCGACCAAGATGATCGCCGGCGTCGCCGGCATGGGCCACATGCTCCTCACGGCCGCGTTCATCCTGTTCTTCCTCATGCTGGGCAAGGCGCTCAAGCAGCGCGAGGTCCCCGCCACCGAGGACGTTGCGGCATCGTTGAGCCTGTGA
- a CDS encoding LssY C-terminal domain-containing protein gives MNPDDLPARRPAAEHSLTHRRWALRMQQPMPTSTRVDRVFFLLGTASAVFLAVLGSLLGIRTWWSSLLLLPVYAVLAYLALPRLHRMLTDFYVPDYFFGRTRTTDGLLGDPVNLAVDGEVEQLDAVMLRAGWHRADDITPASTWGIVVSTLTRRSYPTAPVSPLTLFGRRQDVAYQQEVAGNPKQRHHVRFWHTPPGWLLPGGTHVDWLGAGTYDTNVGLSLFTFQITHRIDENTDIERDHIIDSVLRHNDAVVVHDLPHFTTGYHSRNGGGDQFVTDGNLPILDLNAVAVAGPALPSGTEDETTSDGALEPGRGTPSRTVSLRRAPVSIVLAALLALVVTAMSVASMIIEAIQDPGTLGTPDEDAWARGFVIAVGVVILLVQILLVRGVLRRGPRSRFALMVLLGLGVLFAAIDYITGAARLGFNGTLLGATLQCLALIALTSTSSAAWVRERGEDMPIG, from the coding sequence ATGAACCCCGACGACCTCCCGGCCCGCCGCCCGGCGGCGGAGCACTCGCTGACGCACCGGCGCTGGGCGCTGCGCATGCAGCAGCCGATGCCCACCTCGACGAGGGTCGACCGGGTCTTCTTCCTGCTCGGGACGGCGTCGGCGGTCTTCCTGGCCGTGCTCGGGTCGCTGCTGGGGATCCGGACCTGGTGGTCGTCGTTGCTGCTGCTGCCCGTCTACGCGGTGCTGGCCTACCTGGCCCTGCCACGGCTGCACCGGATGCTGACCGACTTCTACGTCCCCGACTACTTCTTCGGCCGCACCCGGACCACCGACGGGCTGCTCGGCGACCCGGTGAACCTGGCGGTCGACGGCGAGGTCGAACAGTTGGACGCCGTGATGCTGCGGGCCGGCTGGCACCGCGCCGACGACATCACCCCGGCGTCCACGTGGGGGATCGTGGTCTCGACGCTGACCCGGCGCAGCTACCCGACGGCGCCCGTCTCGCCGCTGACCCTGTTCGGGCGCCGCCAGGACGTCGCCTACCAGCAGGAGGTCGCGGGGAACCCCAAGCAGCGCCACCACGTCCGGTTCTGGCACACCCCGCCCGGCTGGCTGCTGCCCGGCGGCACCCACGTCGACTGGCTGGGGGCGGGCACCTACGACACCAACGTGGGGCTGTCACTCTTCACCTTCCAGATCACGCACCGGATCGACGAGAACACCGACATCGAGCGCGACCACATCATCGACTCGGTGCTCCGCCACAACGACGCGGTCGTGGTGCACGACCTGCCCCACTTCACGACCGGCTACCACTCCCGCAACGGCGGGGGAGACCAGTTCGTCACCGACGGAAACCTCCCCATCCTCGATCTCAACGCCGTCGCCGTCGCGGGGCCGGCCCTGCCGTCCGGCACGGAGGACGAGACCACCAGCGACGGGGCCCTGGAGCCCGGACGGGGGACCCCGAGCCGGACCGTGTCCCTGCGCCGCGCCCCGGTGTCGATCGTGCTGGCGGCGCTGCTCGCCCTGGTGGTCACCGCGATGTCGGTCGCTTCGATGATCATCGAGGCCATCCAGGACCCGGGCACCCTGGGCACCCCCGACGAGGACGCGTGGGCCCGCGGCTTCGTCATCGCGGTCGGGGTCGTGATCCTGCTGGTCCAGATCCTCCTGGTGCGCGGCGTGCTGCGCCGCGGGCCACGGTCCCGGTTCGCCCTGATGGTCCTGCTGGGGCTGGGCGTGCTGTTCGCCGCCATCGACTACATCACCGGCGCGGCCCGCCTGGGCTTCAACGGGACGCTGCTGGGCGCCACGCTGCAGTGCCTGGCCCTGATCGCGCTCACCTCCACGTCGTCCGCGGCCTGGGTGCGCGAGCGCGGCGAGGACATGCCGATCGGCTGA
- a CDS encoding CatA-like O-acetyltransferase, with protein MTAAPRPLDVASWPRREHFEHYLTAVPCSYALSVEVDAGAFVAALARSPRKTYLAQIWALATVVNRHDEFRMTLLADDRPAVWPVLHPSFTVFNPRRETFAAVWAPYDPDFAAFHAVAAPLLAEHADATAFRPQGSPPPNTFDVSSIPWVSFTSNTLAIENAWRHLAPIFTLGRYARRGDTTVLPLAVQIHHAAADGFHTARLIQEFSALLADPSWVDSRATPL; from the coding sequence ATGACCGCAGCCCCGCGCCCGCTCGACGTCGCCTCCTGGCCCCGGCGCGAGCACTTCGAGCACTACCTGACGGCGGTGCCGTGCAGCTACGCGCTCTCCGTCGAGGTGGACGCCGGCGCGTTCGTCGCCGCCCTGGCCCGCTCGCCGCGCAAGACCTACCTCGCCCAGATCTGGGCGCTGGCGACGGTCGTGAACCGACACGACGAGTTCAGGATGACCCTGCTCGCGGACGACCGACCGGCGGTCTGGCCGGTCCTGCACCCGTCGTTCACGGTGTTCAACCCGCGCCGGGAGACCTTCGCCGCCGTCTGGGCGCCGTACGACCCCGACTTCGCGGCCTTCCACGCCGTCGCCGCGCCGCTGCTGGCCGAGCACGCGGACGCCACCGCCTTCCGCCCGCAGGGGTCGCCCCCGCCCAACACCTTCGACGTGTCGAGCATCCCCTGGGTGTCGTTCACGTCGAACACCCTGGCCATCGAGAACGCCTGGCGCCACCTGGCGCCGATCTTCACCCTCGGGCGCTACGCCCGCCGCGGGGACACCACGGTGCTGCCGCTCGCCGTCCAGATCCACCACGCCGCAGCGGACGGTTTCCACACCGCGCGCCTGATCCAGGAGTTCTCCGCCCTGCTGGCCGACCCGTCCTGGGTCGACAGCCGCGCAACGCCGCTCTAG
- a CDS encoding pentapeptide repeat-containing protein: MTTAPDALLAALVPRGWSLTPAVADRTADLARLSALAIPADWAACLLRFDALVGPDEDAWFLALDDYTGTSDAAFAWDEWRTLSLDAAMGPDDAARVTRFWDDVLPILLAVGARTRSGASAAPPASWSAAPSPTSRTPTWSPRTWPRCSPRWRRAPWRCRDDGPRGAGRPLAAPLDAGAARRPQGPGGGAGPRRARPAPPGDGLVGRGRVPRPARAGAGREPVRLSFLTLSRVDLSHARGAVSLYRCVIEDGRFDHAALATGTRLGRRLERCSFRAARLRGVTLGTEVVGCDFTGADARRLICEPNTRFEDCTFEGVDLSDAALADATFVRCSFAGAVLGPGTSFSRCTFVDTDLDPGPARLTRCRRDGADLPDRWDGAADAEADLQRFAARYAARLAAGETDLPLGDD; this comes from the coding sequence ATGACGACCGCACCCGACGCGCTGCTCGCCGCCCTGGTCCCCCGCGGGTGGTCGCTGACGCCGGCGGTGGCCGACCGCACCGCCGACCTGGCGCGGCTGTCCGCGCTGGCCATCCCGGCCGACTGGGCCGCCTGCCTGCTCCGGTTCGACGCGCTCGTTGGGCCCGACGAGGACGCCTGGTTCCTCGCCCTCGACGACTACACCGGCACCTCGGACGCGGCCTTCGCCTGGGACGAGTGGCGCACCCTGTCGCTGGACGCGGCCATGGGCCCCGACGACGCAGCACGCGTCACGCGCTTCTGGGACGACGTCCTGCCCATCCTGCTGGCCGTGGGGGCGCGTACGCGTTCTGGGGCGTCAGCCGCGCCACCGGCGTCGTGGTCGGCGGCGCCGAGCCCGACTTCGAGGACGCCGACGTGGTCGCCCCGGACGTGGCCGCGCTGCTCACCGCGCTGGCGGCGGGCACCCTGGAGGTGCCGCGATGACGGCCCCCGCGGCGCAGGTCGCCCGCTGGCGGCGCCGCTGGACGCCGGAGCGGCTCGCCGACCTCAGGGCCCAGGTGGCGGCGCAGGCCCGCGACGTGCGCGGCCCGCACCGCCTGGAGACGGACTGGTCGGCCGCGGACGGGTTCCTCGACCTGCGCGGGCTGGGGCGGGCCGCGAGCCCGTCCGCCTGTCGTTCCTCACGCTGTCCCGCGTCGACCTGAGCCACGCGCGCGGCGCCGTGTCGCTCTACCGGTGCGTGATCGAGGACGGCCGCTTCGACCACGCCGCCCTCGCCACCGGGACGCGGCTGGGCCGCCGGCTCGAGCGATGCAGTTTCCGGGCAGCCCGGCTGCGCGGCGTCACCCTGGGCACCGAGGTGGTGGGGTGCGACTTCACCGGCGCCGACGCCCGCCGGCTCATCTGCGAGCCCAACACCCGCTTCGAGGACTGCACGTTCGAGGGCGTCGACCTGTCGGACGCGGCCCTGGCCGACGCGACGTTCGTCCGCTGCAGCTTCGCCGGGGCCGTCCTCGGCCCGGGCACCAGCTTCAGCCGGTGCACGTTCGTCGACACCGACCTCGACCCGGGGCCCGCGCGCCTCACGCGCTGCCGCCGCGACGGCGCCGACCTGCCGGACCGCTGGGACGGCGCGGCGGACGCCGAGGCCGACCTGCAGCGGTTCGCGGCCCGTTACGCCGCGCGGCTCGCGGCCGGGGAGACCGACCTGCCCCTGGGCGACGACTGA